A region of Dermabacter vaginalis DNA encodes the following proteins:
- the fabG gene encoding 3-oxoacyl-ACP reductase FabG produces the protein MRGRTIFSDRVGARLILPQRERATVTSRSVLITGGNRGIGYALAEHFISLGDKVAVTSRSGEGGPEGALTVKADVTDPASLDEAFAEVEKEQGSVEVLIANAGITDDQLMLRMSDDSFESVVNTNLNGTFRTVKRAIKSMMRKKQGRIILLSSVVSLLGSPGQVNYASSKAGLIGMARSLTRELGSRGITTNVIAPGYIETEMTSQLDDARKKQYLSQIPAGRFAAPAEVAKVAAFLASDDASYISGAVIPVDGGLGMGH, from the coding sequence ATGCGCGGCCGCACGATCTTTAGCGATAGGGTGGGCGCGAGACTCATTCTTCCACAGCGTGAAAGGGCTACCGTGACCTCACGAAGCGTGTTGATTACCGGCGGCAATCGTGGCATTGGCTACGCGCTCGCCGAACACTTTATTTCCCTCGGCGACAAGGTTGCCGTGACATCGAGGTCGGGCGAGGGCGGCCCCGAGGGAGCCCTCACCGTCAAGGCAGATGTCACCGATCCGGCCTCGCTTGACGAGGCCTTTGCCGAGGTCGAAAAGGAACAGGGGAGCGTTGAGGTTCTTATCGCCAACGCGGGCATTACCGACGATCAGCTCATGCTCCGCATGAGCGATGATTCTTTCGAAAGCGTTGTCAACACCAATCTCAACGGGACGTTCCGCACGGTGAAGCGTGCGATTAAGAGCATGATGCGCAAAAAGCAGGGCCGCATCATTCTTCTCTCCTCTGTCGTGAGCCTCCTTGGTTCCCCGGGGCAGGTCAATTACGCCTCCTCCAAAGCCGGACTTATCGGAATGGCCCGCTCACTCACGCGCGAACTCGGCTCACGTGGCATTACGACAAACGTGATCGCTCCCGGCTACATCGAAACGGAGATGACGAGCCAGCTCGACGACGCACGTAAGAAGCAGTATCTTTCGCAAATCCCCGCGGGGCGCTTCGCCGCACCCGCCGAAGTTGCCAAGGTCGCGGCGTTCCTCGCGAGCGACGATGCGTCCTACATCTCGGGTGCGGTCATTCCTGTTGATGGCGGCCTCGGCATGGGACACTGA
- the sixA gene encoding phosphohistidine phosphatase SixA, whose amino-acid sequence MSDEPPSRILLLMRHGKAESDAASDMERALTDKGHSQARLIGDYLRAQGVKPSRVLVSTAARTQETWSDVHHSLGDIECEVSVLDDLYHGGVRDVLRIVRGVDETSKVLLVVGHEPTMSQLAAYLGNDDRSDSAALAQVRIGVPTGSMSVLTSRAETWQDIAEDELDLLTLVRG is encoded by the coding sequence GTGAGTGATGAACCTCCTAGTCGCATCCTCCTCCTGATGCGGCACGGAAAAGCAGAATCGGATGCCGCAAGCGATATGGAGCGCGCTCTTACCGACAAAGGGCATTCCCAGGCCCGGCTCATCGGTGATTACCTCCGCGCTCAAGGTGTGAAGCCGAGTCGTGTCCTCGTATCGACCGCGGCGCGCACGCAAGAAACGTGGAGCGACGTTCATCATTCGCTCGGCGACATCGAGTGCGAAGTGAGTGTCCTCGATGATCTCTACCACGGAGGAGTTCGTGATGTCCTCCGGATTGTCCGTGGAGTCGACGAAACTTCGAAGGTCCTGCTCGTTGTAGGGCACGAACCCACCATGAGCCAGTTGGCCGCCTATCTTGGCAACGATGACCGCTCTGATTCCGCGGCGCTTGCACAGGTGCGTATCGGCGTGCCCACCGGCTCGATGAGTGTTCTCACGTCGAGAGCCGAGACGTGGCAGGACATCGCCGAGGACGAACTCGACCTGCTCACCCTCGTGCGAGGTTAG
- the glgC gene encoding glucose-1-phosphate adenylyltransferase, with product MVATKVLAIVLAGGEGKRLMPLTLDRAKPAVPFGGSYRLIDFALSNIVNSGYLQVVVLTQYKSHSLDTHIAKTWRMSSLLGNYVAPVPAQQRMGKHWYLGSADAIYQNLNIIGDSKPDYIVVVGADHVYRMDFSQMVEAHIESGRSCTVAAIRQPIEQSDQFGVIEVDPEDPTRISQFVEKPKETQGLPDDPDSVLASMGNYVFTADALVEAVTKDAEDADSKHDMGGDIVPHFVNLDDAGVYDFIRNDVPGSTDRDRDYWRDVGTLDAFYEAHMDLISIHPIFNLYNTAWPVFTESRSALAPAKFVHAGPGRVGTAVDSIVSAGVVVSGAQISNSVIGPGAQLHSWSSISDSVIMDNVTVGRHSQIHRAIIDKDIDIPPRTQIGLNREEDLARGWTVTDSGITVIGKGTIIEPQH from the coding sequence ATGGTCGCAACGAAGGTCCTCGCAATTGTTCTCGCCGGCGGTGAAGGCAAGCGCCTCATGCCGCTCACACTCGATCGCGCAAAGCCCGCCGTTCCGTTCGGCGGCTCCTACAGACTCATCGATTTCGCGCTTTCGAACATCGTGAACTCTGGGTATCTCCAGGTCGTGGTTCTCACGCAGTACAAGTCGCATTCACTGGATACGCACATTGCGAAGACGTGGCGCATGAGCTCGCTTCTCGGCAATTATGTTGCTCCCGTGCCGGCCCAGCAGCGCATGGGCAAGCACTGGTACCTCGGAAGTGCCGATGCGATCTACCAGAACCTCAATATCATTGGCGATTCAAAGCCCGACTACATCGTCGTGGTTGGCGCCGACCACGTATACCGCATGGACTTCTCCCAAATGGTGGAGGCACACATCGAGTCGGGGCGTTCGTGCACGGTTGCCGCGATTCGCCAACCCATCGAACAATCGGATCAGTTCGGCGTGATCGAGGTAGATCCCGAGGATCCCACGCGCATTTCCCAGTTTGTGGAGAAACCGAAGGAGACTCAGGGGCTTCCGGACGACCCAGACTCGGTGCTCGCCTCGATGGGCAACTACGTATTTACGGCCGATGCTCTCGTTGAGGCCGTGACGAAAGACGCCGAAGATGCCGACTCCAAGCACGATATGGGCGGCGACATCGTCCCCCACTTCGTGAACCTCGATGACGCGGGCGTCTACGACTTCATTCGCAACGATGTGCCTGGCTCGACCGATCGCGACCGCGACTACTGGCGCGATGTCGGTACTCTCGATGCGTTCTACGAAGCGCACATGGATCTCATTTCGATCCACCCGATTTTCAACCTCTACAACACCGCGTGGCCGGTCTTCACCGAGTCGCGCTCGGCACTTGCTCCCGCGAAGTTCGTGCACGCCGGTCCCGGCCGCGTGGGCACCGCGGTAGATTCGATCGTTTCGGCGGGCGTCGTCGTTTCGGGCGCGCAAATCTCGAACTCGGTCATCGGCCCCGGTGCGCAGTTGCACTCATGGTCCTCGATCTCCGATTCGGTCATTATGGATAACGTGACCGTGGGGCGCCACTCGCAAATTCATCGCGCGATCATCGATAAGGATATTGATATCCCGCCGCGTACGCAGATTGGCCTCAACCGCGAGGAAGATCTCGCTCGCGGCTGGACCGTGACTGATTCGGGCATCACGGTGATCGGCAAAGGCACCATCATCGAGCCACAGCACTAA
- the glgA gene encoding glycogen synthase: protein MRVDILTKEYPPAIYGGAGVHVDELSKVLRNRVDIRVRCFGEKREAPGVQAYSVPATLANANSALQTFGIDLAMAEDCAGADLVHSHTWYANFAGFAAQQLHSIPHVLSAHSLEPLRPWKAEQLGGGYRLSSFAEKTAYENADGIIAVSGGMREDILRSYPNVDPSRVHVVHNGIDVTEWKPNPATDVHERYGIDPTAPTVIFVGRITRQKGLPYLLRALRTLDQGVQVILCAGAPDTPEIAAEVENLVTDLKTAREGVFLISEMLPRHELTQLLSHATTFVCPSVYEPLGIVNLEAMACGIPVVGTATGGIPEVIVDGETGVLVPIEQVSDGTGAPVNPEKFVGDLSDALNDTIANPERARAWGKAAQQRARDHFSWESIADRTLEVYNAVLRGDA from the coding sequence ATGCGCGTTGATATCTTGACGAAGGAGTACCCGCCAGCGATTTACGGAGGTGCCGGCGTTCACGTCGATGAACTCAGCAAAGTGCTCCGCAATCGCGTTGACATACGCGTACGGTGCTTCGGGGAGAAACGCGAGGCCCCCGGTGTTCAGGCCTACTCCGTGCCTGCTACGCTCGCCAACGCCAATTCCGCTCTGCAAACCTTCGGCATTGACCTTGCGATGGCGGAGGATTGCGCGGGCGCAGACCTCGTGCACTCACACACGTGGTACGCGAACTTTGCCGGGTTTGCCGCCCAACAGTTGCACTCAATTCCGCACGTGCTCTCGGCGCACTCTCTCGAACCGCTGCGCCCGTGGAAGGCCGAACAACTCGGCGGCGGCTATAGGCTCAGTTCTTTCGCGGAGAAGACCGCTTACGAAAATGCCGATGGCATCATCGCCGTCTCCGGTGGCATGCGCGAGGATATTCTGCGCTCGTACCCCAACGTTGACCCCTCACGCGTTCATGTCGTCCACAACGGGATCGACGTGACCGAATGGAAGCCCAATCCGGCAACCGATGTGCATGAGCGCTACGGGATCGACCCCACAGCACCGACCGTCATCTTTGTTGGTCGCATCACCCGTCAAAAAGGCCTGCCGTACCTCCTGCGTGCCTTGCGCACGCTTGATCAGGGAGTTCAAGTCATCCTTTGCGCTGGGGCTCCTGACACTCCTGAGATCGCTGCCGAGGTGGAGAACCTCGTCACGGACCTCAAAACCGCTCGCGAAGGAGTGTTCCTCATTTCCGAGATGCTCCCGCGCCACGAACTTACCCAGCTGCTTTCACACGCCACGACCTTTGTGTGCCCCTCGGTCTACGAACCCCTCGGCATCGTCAACCTCGAGGCGATGGCCTGCGGCATCCCCGTAGTGGGGACGGCGACCGGGGGCATTCCCGAAGTAATCGTTGACGGTGAGACCGGAGTCCTCGTGCCGATCGAACAGGTGAGTGACGGCACCGGCGCCCCGGTCAATCCCGAGAAGTTCGTGGGCGACCTCTCCGATGCCCTCAACGACACGATCGCCAACCCCGAGCGTGCTCGAGCCTGGGGTAAGGCCGCGCAGCAGCGCGCCCGCGATCACTTTTCATGGGAGTCTATTGCTGACCGCACGCTCGAGGTTTACAACGCCGTGCTCCGCGGCGACGCATAG
- a CDS encoding RNB domain-containing ribonuclease, protein MPVQRLSMPGDRKKAPLDTLAARIDEALEKSDIDTDYPEAALAEAEHAARTWREHTAGHADLTSIEFVTLDPESSTDLDQALHIEREGEGYRVRYAIADVPLFVEPESALDGETRKRGLTLYLPDRRIPLHPVVLSEDEASLLPHKDTPAFVWDFTLDERARVTNVNLTRALVRNRQKLAYTEVQHALEKGEAGEVMQLLVEVGEKRAALEIERGGASLSSPEQEVVTDEDTVHLQWRLPEPIEEHNAQISLMTGMAAAKIMIEGKLGILRTMPPATPEAIDRFRAQAAALKEPWPQDQPYGEFLRTLDWRKGRHLALLDQATSLFRGAGYEAFDGTLPEVLEQSAIAAPYAHTTAPLRRLVDRFVLHVCHSLITGAPLDERIRAALPELPSLMQGAQQRNSMLEKKAREIAEIGVLSTLVGTEFEGTVLDFRPETDGGSNPSNARPDRIEVQFSNPPVARWIDGARLPIGTRVTARLESVDEERNWAEFSVVSSGRPGHASEGQGPTSA, encoded by the coding sequence GTGCCCGTACAACGCCTCTCAATGCCCGGCGACCGCAAAAAAGCACCACTCGATACGCTCGCGGCAAGGATCGATGAGGCACTCGAGAAGTCCGATATCGACACCGACTACCCCGAGGCGGCCCTCGCAGAAGCCGAGCACGCGGCGCGTACGTGGCGCGAACACACGGCGGGGCACGCGGATCTCACCTCGATCGAGTTCGTCACCCTCGACCCGGAGAGTTCGACTGATCTCGACCAGGCGCTTCATATCGAACGCGAGGGCGAGGGCTATCGCGTGCGATACGCGATTGCTGATGTTCCCCTTTTCGTCGAGCCCGAAAGCGCGCTCGACGGCGAGACACGCAAACGGGGCCTCACGCTCTATCTCCCCGATCGACGGATTCCTCTTCACCCCGTAGTACTTTCCGAGGATGAAGCCTCGCTGCTTCCACACAAGGACACCCCCGCCTTCGTATGGGATTTCACTCTCGATGAACGCGCACGCGTCACGAACGTCAATCTCACGCGCGCGCTCGTGCGCAACCGCCAGAAGCTCGCCTACACCGAGGTGCAGCATGCACTCGAGAAAGGGGAGGCTGGAGAGGTCATGCAGCTCCTCGTTGAAGTGGGCGAAAAACGGGCCGCGCTCGAAATCGAACGCGGTGGTGCCTCGCTCAGTTCCCCCGAGCAAGAAGTCGTGACCGATGAGGATACGGTGCACCTTCAGTGGCGCCTTCCCGAACCCATCGAGGAACACAATGCGCAAATCTCCCTCATGACGGGCATGGCAGCGGCGAAGATCATGATCGAGGGCAAGCTTGGGATCTTGCGCACGATGCCGCCCGCGACTCCAGAGGCGATCGATCGCTTCCGCGCGCAAGCCGCGGCCCTCAAGGAGCCGTGGCCTCAGGATCAGCCCTATGGGGAGTTTCTGCGTACCCTCGATTGGCGCAAGGGCCGCCATCTCGCCCTTCTCGACCAGGCAACCTCACTTTTCCGTGGCGCGGGATACGAAGCCTTCGACGGCACCCTGCCCGAGGTTCTTGAACAATCGGCAATCGCGGCCCCGTACGCGCACACGACCGCGCCCCTACGCCGACTCGTCGATCGTTTCGTGCTTCACGTGTGTCACAGCCTCATCACCGGCGCTCCGCTTGATGAGCGTATCCGAGCGGCGCTGCCTGAACTCCCCTCTCTGATGCAGGGGGCTCAGCAACGCAATTCGATGCTGGAAAAGAAGGCGCGGGAGATCGCCGAGATCGGCGTGCTTTCCACCCTTGTGGGAACCGAATTTGAGGGCACGGTGCTCGACTTCCGCCCTGAAACCGATGGTGGCTCGAATCCCTCCAATGCTCGGCCCGACCGCATTGAGGTGCAGTTCAGTAACCCGCCGGTCGCGCGGTGGATTGACGGCGCCCGGCTACCGATTGGCACCCGCGTCACGGCGCGGCTCGAAAGCGTCGATGAGGAAAGGAACTGGGCTGAATTCTCGGTGGTCAGCTCGGGGCGCCCGGGCCACGCGAGTGAGGGGCAGGGTCCGACGTCTGCATGA
- a CDS encoding ABC transporter ATP-binding protein: MVAVCSLSDVVVRRGAKTLLDHVDFCAREGERWAVLGPNGAGKSTLIRLLSSRLHPTSGNVQILEEKLGRVDVFELRPLIGLSSQELAETIPSEETCLNVVMTAGYAVVGRWRERYDEEDDQRARLLLGAFGVAPLAERPFGSLSTGEKKRVLSARALMTDPELLLLDEPASGLDVGGREELVRSLSTLAKDPATPVTVMVTHHLEEIPEGFTHALLLREGRVVASGPIAKTLTSQNLTRTFGLPLALEERAGRYFATAVPLSR; this comes from the coding sequence ATGGTTGCTGTGTGCTCATTGAGCGATGTTGTGGTGCGCCGAGGCGCGAAGACTCTCCTTGATCATGTCGACTTTTGCGCGCGCGAGGGGGAACGTTGGGCGGTGCTTGGCCCGAATGGCGCGGGCAAGTCCACACTCATCCGCCTCCTTTCCTCGCGCCTGCACCCCACGAGCGGGAACGTCCAGATCCTCGAGGAAAAGCTCGGGCGCGTTGACGTATTCGAACTGCGCCCCCTCATCGGTCTTTCGAGCCAGGAGCTGGCCGAGACCATCCCCTCCGAGGAGACGTGCCTCAACGTCGTCATGACCGCTGGTTACGCGGTCGTGGGGCGCTGGCGGGAGCGCTATGACGAGGAGGACGACCAACGTGCCCGGCTGCTTCTTGGCGCGTTTGGCGTCGCCCCGCTTGCCGAGCGCCCTTTCGGTTCGCTGTCGACGGGGGAGAAGAAACGCGTGCTCTCGGCCCGCGCGCTCATGACCGATCCGGAGCTTCTCCTCCTTGACGAGCCCGCCTCCGGCCTCGATGTGGGTGGGCGCGAAGAGCTCGTGCGCTCGCTTAGCACCCTCGCGAAAGACCCCGCCACTCCCGTGACGGTCATGGTCACCCACCATCTCGAGGAAATCCCCGAGGGATTCACTCACGCGCTTCTGCTGCGCGAGGGGCGCGTCGTGGCGTCGGGACCGATCGCGAAGACCCTCACTTCGCAGAATCTCACGCGCACATTTGGCCTTCCGCTCGCACTTGAGGAGCGCGCCGGCCGGTACTTTGCAACGGCGGTTCCTCTTTCGCGATGA
- a CDS encoding TrmH family RNA methyltransferase: MNLVPMGAHADHPLLADYVSMTDVKLRSSLEVERGLFMAESYNVIERALDAGAQPRSFMMSEKWLEKFSPLFSRFPDVPVFVGTEGELEASTGFHVHRGALASMQRPVSRSVDSVLEGARTVAVLENIVDHTNVGAMFRSAAALGVDAVLVTPSAADPLYRRAIRVSMGTVFQVPWARMESWPHGGVEILRAHGFNTLALALTENSRSLHDVDLSASRKVAFVLGTEGHGLTASTLRAVDESVIIPMSGGVDSLNVAAASAVVFWQREVCMRA, encoded by the coding sequence ATGAATCTTGTACCGATGGGCGCGCATGCGGATCACCCGCTGCTCGCCGATTACGTGTCGATGACCGACGTGAAGCTCCGCTCGAGCCTCGAGGTTGAACGCGGCCTTTTCATGGCGGAGAGCTATAACGTGATCGAGCGCGCCCTCGACGCAGGTGCACAGCCGCGCTCGTTCATGATGAGCGAGAAGTGGCTCGAAAAGTTCTCACCTCTCTTTTCCCGCTTCCCGGATGTGCCGGTATTCGTGGGCACCGAAGGTGAACTCGAGGCGTCGACGGGTTTTCACGTGCACCGAGGCGCGCTTGCCTCGATGCAGCGCCCCGTGAGTCGCTCCGTTGACTCGGTCCTCGAGGGCGCACGCACGGTGGCCGTACTCGAGAACATCGTGGACCACACGAACGTGGGGGCCATGTTCCGAAGCGCTGCCGCTCTTGGGGTGGACGCGGTTCTCGTCACGCCCTCGGCGGCAGACCCTCTTTACCGGCGCGCGATTCGCGTGTCGATGGGCACCGTGTTCCAAGTGCCGTGGGCGCGCATGGAATCGTGGCCGCACGGGGGAGTGGAGATCCTTCGTGCACACGGCTTCAACACGCTTGCTCTCGCGCTTACGGAAAACTCCCGCTCGCTTCATGACGTCGATCTTTCGGCTTCGCGCAAAGTTGCGTTTGTGCTCGGCACCGAGGGGCACGGCCTTACCGCCAGCACGCTTCGTGCCGTGGATGAGAGCGTGATTATCCCCATGAGTGGAGGCGTCGACTCCCTTAACGTGGCTGCGGCAAGTGCGGTGGTGTTCTGGCAACGCGAGGTATGCATGCGCGCGTGA
- a CDS encoding DNA polymerase Y family protein produces MLTAVEGYERANKEAPSEIAVMEHHRIVAASTAARQSGVALGMKKRAAEALCPRIAIVERDLDAEWRVFESVCSAVDTVASGIEPLSPGTLLLHTRGPARHAGGEEPLVRALIDAVADNTGWECSVGIADGPLGAILASRSGRIVLPGESARFLAPFPIDSLAHAPVGAGQRFRVPGGGEGVARVSELIDVLRRLGISSLGAFADLPRASVSARFGALGVLLHTLACGAEIGEGKRERPAQPILVERHLEPPLERIDQAAFIARPLAEELEEELRQRGLACMGLRIVARGENGSEIERTWRHEGALSIRDVVDRVRWQCDGWILAAEREASRPGGPRHGAPCAGSIVHIQLIPVHTESAGEYAPGLWGRASTAEKRAARALTRVQSLAGERSVLVPAEKEGRFLREAIAVRPFRTAPARERREGPWIGSLPRPLPATVFTQQIAAQLMGEGRAVYVSARGLLTGVPAHLVLMREERSSCEMRSERAADTATAANLHTCARDVAAVRSSRTGASHGDEHREGEECAPLPAALRHFGYERLLPIAHYSAPMLIDQRWWSEGEGSRRGARLQVVLESGEALALLSRERTWEVEAIYD; encoded by the coding sequence GTGCTCACCGCGGTTGAGGGGTATGAGCGCGCAAACAAAGAAGCACCGAGCGAGATCGCTGTCATGGAGCACCATCGAATCGTGGCCGCAAGCACCGCGGCCAGGCAGAGCGGGGTGGCGCTCGGCATGAAGAAGCGTGCCGCCGAGGCGCTATGCCCGCGTATTGCGATTGTGGAGCGTGACCTCGATGCCGAGTGGCGCGTGTTTGAAAGCGTATGCTCAGCCGTCGACACGGTCGCGTCCGGGATCGAACCTCTCTCACCAGGAACACTCTTGCTTCACACGCGAGGGCCTGCACGACACGCGGGGGGAGAGGAGCCGCTCGTGCGCGCCCTGATCGATGCCGTCGCCGATAACACGGGTTGGGAATGCTCCGTGGGGATCGCCGATGGTCCACTCGGGGCGATTCTCGCCTCCCGCTCGGGGCGTATTGTGCTTCCGGGTGAGTCGGCGCGTTTCCTCGCGCCTTTCCCCATCGACTCACTTGCACATGCCCCCGTGGGCGCTGGTCAGCGGTTTCGGGTACCGGGGGGAGGCGAGGGGGTCGCGCGCGTGAGTGAGCTCATCGACGTGCTTCGCCGCCTCGGTATCAGCTCTCTCGGTGCGTTCGCCGATCTTCCTCGTGCCTCGGTGAGTGCGCGGTTTGGAGCCCTCGGCGTTCTTCTGCATACTCTCGCGTGTGGAGCCGAGATCGGCGAGGGCAAGCGTGAGCGGCCAGCTCAACCGATCCTCGTGGAACGGCACCTCGAGCCGCCACTCGAACGCATCGATCAAGCAGCGTTCATCGCGCGTCCCCTCGCCGAAGAGCTCGAGGAAGAGCTGCGTCAGCGCGGCCTTGCATGCATGGGCTTGCGCATCGTCGCACGCGGCGAAAACGGAAGCGAGATTGAACGCACGTGGCGCCACGAGGGCGCCCTAAGCATTCGCGATGTCGTGGACCGCGTGCGTTGGCAGTGCGATGGTTGGATACTTGCGGCTGAACGCGAGGCTTCCCGTCCCGGCGGGCCCCGTCATGGAGCTCCTTGTGCGGGATCCATCGTGCACATTCAGCTCATCCCTGTGCACACCGAGAGCGCGGGGGAGTATGCGCCGGGGCTGTGGGGGCGTGCGAGCACAGCCGAAAAGCGCGCCGCGCGCGCCCTCACACGCGTGCAGTCGCTCGCGGGGGAGCGGTCCGTGCTTGTGCCCGCCGAAAAGGAGGGGCGTTTCTTGCGCGAGGCAATCGCGGTGCGCCCCTTCCGCACGGCGCCCGCGCGCGAGCGCCGCGAGGGGCCCTGGATTGGATCTCTACCGCGTCCACTGCCCGCCACGGTTTTCACCCAGCAGATTGCGGCGCAGCTTATGGGCGAAGGGCGAGCGGTCTATGTGAGTGCGCGTGGCCTTCTCACGGGCGTGCCTGCTCATCTCGTCCTTATGCGCGAGGAAAGAAGCAGCTGCGAGATGAGAAGCGAGCGCGCGGCGGATACAGCAACCGCAGCAAATCTTCACACCTGCGCACGCGATGTCGCGGCCGTGAGGAGTTCTCGAACGGGTGCGAGCCACGGCGATGAGCACCGTGAGGGTGAGGAGTGCGCTCCCCTTCCCGCGGCACTGCGCCACTTCGGCTACGAGAGGCTTCTCCCTATCGCACACTACAGCGCCCCCATGCTCATCGATCAGCGGTGGTGGAGCGAGGGAGAAGGAAGCCGCAGGGGAGCGCGGCTTCAGGTCGTGCTCGAAAGCGGTGAAGCGCTCGCGCTGCTCTCGAGGGAGCGCACGTGGGAAGTAGAGGCGATCTATGACTAG